The Bacteroidia bacterium genomic sequence CTGGGATAGGGTGTAAATTCCTTAAGATAGTTACTTGAAGCAGGAATGTTCATACCCCTTGAGCCTTTCACTTCCATTTGAATATCATCACAACTTCCAAAAGAATAATATATCGTATCTCCCATAATGATTTGACTAATGTATGGATTGGGAAAATGGTTATCCTCCTGATACATTTGAGGGAAAGTTCCTCCTTCAACCTTTCCACGAAGTTGATAGTCATCGGACAAAGGAACTCGAAGTTGATGCGGGGCTGAATAAAAATTTTTAATATGTTCAGACGAATTGGGATTTCTAACGTATTGGCCGACAAATGCATATAAAATATTATTGTGAAGGCTAAAAGGCTCAGAGGTGGAAAAGGATTTACCTTGATTATTTTCTATTAAAATTTCATGATGGGCAATCGTATCACCAAGCATATCCAGAATAATCAAGAAATTACTACCCTGCCAGGTTTTTAAGATGACAACAGAATCCTTGCCCTTTATAAAATATGAGATATGGCTTATATTGTCAACCGCTATGCTAATTATTGAATCAGAGTGCTCAATGTTAAGAATGTTGATGCTGAGGGGATATTGATTAAGCCAAGTCAGAAATTTATTATCGTCATCAATGTGGTAATTTAACTTTATATGATGTTCTGGGAGTGTAGTATTTATGATATTTTCCTGCACAATGTTATATCCCAATTGGCCGGATTTGGATTTTGGAAAAAAGCGACAATTCTGCAAAATACAAGCAAAAATTACAAGGAGGATAAGTTTAAACCAATTATTCATGATCTTTAAAAATTTATACAGGTCGTTGTAATATCGCCAGCACTACTCCAAAGATAATCTTCCGGTTGGGGAACTATCCCTGCTTCCACCGGATTATTATGAAGATCGGC encodes the following:
- a CDS encoding DUF4221 family protein: MNNWFKLILLVIFACILQNCRFFPKSKSGQLGYNIVQENIINTTLPEHHIKLNYHIDDDNKFLTWLNQYPLSINILNIEHSDSIISIAVDNISHISYFIKGKDSVVILKTWQGSNFLIILDMLGDTIAHHEILIENNQGKSFSTSEPFSLHNNILYAFVGQYVRNPNSSEHIKNFYSAPHQLRVPLSDDYQLRGKVEGGTFPQMYQEDNHFPNPYISQIIMGDTIYYSFGSCDDIQMEVKGSRGMNIPASSNYLKEFTPYPREKLRDYAFARKYNIQEGRYYRIYYDKHKNYFYRVVFHGAKYANDDGTLNDMYDKPWSIITLDGNLKRVKETLMDNVRYYPYIAGITKEGLIIRRLVNDPNLFQCDLLTINY